The genome window CTGCCTATATTTCCCACTACAATTACCCTACAGACATGCTCACATGATTGCCACAAATTAATGGGATGTTAGGATGACATTAGAATGATGGCTTGGCTGAGTAAGCGCAGGCTCGGGCACAATGTAAGGATTATAAAATACAGATCAAAGACAATCTAATCGTATTATTTTCACAAGCCTAGTTTAAAGTCAAAGTAGATGCCGTCGCTGGTGCTTAAAGATGCAGTATCTTTTATGGAGGTGAACATGTGAGACAAAacgaggacagagacaggggagTGCTGTGATGCATCAGACGAGATGAAGCTACGCTTTGTCTCAGACAACTCAGTTGGCCGTATTTCTACTAGCTACGTGAGGTCAGATCACGCCTGCGTCACGTTCAAGACCTTCCCGTCTAAAAGCATGAACAAAGCAACCCAAAGCAGCCTTTTTCGGGGGTACCAATCAAGGTGACAATAACTCTAATCAAACATAAACTGAGCCAAGCCTGTCTGTACTTAAAGTAACCAAACCAATTGACACTATTGTGGTAGAAATTTAAGAAAATAGTGTTGGTTCATCCACCTATCTGCTAAAACAAAAGGCAACAGCGAAACAGAGAACAAACTCCTAGCAGCATGTAGACTCAACATGGCATCGACCCTGCTGCCATGGATTAGTGAGGGGTGGTAGACAGCCATGCTTCATACAGACATCATCATTACCTGACAGTTCTCACTCACGTCAACTTCACATTACTGCCCTCGCCATGGACTTAAGTGGTGCATACGCCAGACAAAAAAAAaggtttctttaaaaaaatggaGCCTCCTCATTCCAAACAAAAAGAGGTTTGCATTTTACAAGATACAAACAAGTTCCTCCAAAATCAAGCCAACCATCAAGAGAGACATAGTGCCCATGTGCAGACACGCCACAGAAGAGGCGCTGGCATAGGCCTCAGACCTCATCGTGccagtgtctctctctttctttctctttctcttttggtCATTGCCCCTAGAAAATAGAGAACAGGGCAAAAGAGAAAAGACACCTAAGTGGAGGCAGGGACAATCATACAGAGTTCAATCAATAGAGGTTAGGCCAAAGAGGAGACAATCAATCAAGTCGGGCATCTCCCTTCTAATCTAGCAGTGGGATCGATCCCTgtttgaacgtgtgtgtgtgtgtgtgtgtctcaatgtAAATGCGTGTGTCAATGTAAATACATCCACTGTTGCCTTTGTAAATCAGTCTATGCATATCAAGAGTTCAATTTTCGGCTGGCATTAAGGCAGTACTACTGTGAAATGCGCTTTAGTTTGCAATTTTGTCATGTAAAAACTAGCGCACTTGCATTTTCCGGCCCTAACGCCAGATTCGAAAATGTACCCGTTTTATATCAGCACGCTTGCGCCAAGATGGGAGGGGTGGAAATATTTTAGGcgtgtccttaaaaacatgatccaaagtgctaatttcaggcagcgctggtagggatatttaagaccaaccaaaagctggTTTTAGCGGTAACGCAGTTGGTTATGGCATGAATGTTGACAGAGGAAACTCAGTGATGCACACTGCCAATATGCGCATGGAACAAGAGTAGCCTAATGTTCCTGTATACTTTGTATCtagaaacattaaaaaaaacattatgttttatttggttaaaaatagcctcccctcctctcaatgAAGGCTTTTTTTTGTCCTGCCCAATGCAATCGTGAAGTAGTCAAGACTGTCGATAAAGGGTTTGGCTCCTGAGACAACCTGGAAATAAATCTTAATCACCAAAACTTTATTAAAATATAAAGTTTGAAAGGAGTAAAACAGTGAGCTGACATTCCCttgttatctatgcattgtaGGTAGGCCCATATTATTTTAGCCATGCAAGTCCAATTTTGGATGTGTGTAAACCCTTCTCCATGATGTGTCATGCCCATCATGAAACGAGAGATGAGAACCTCATTGAATACCGATGAACCTCGTATTTAGAAGTTATCTGTAACCTATAACAATTGCCTGTTTTCTGTTTCATATGTTCAAAACCCAAGCCCTACCTGGTCTTTAGTATTATGTACAGTATGCATTTGAGTGAATGACTGAGGGTATGTCTGAGCTCATGAATGGCCTGTCTTTTCCCTGCACCCCACCCTGGCCTGGCTAGGGTGAGCTGTCTGCCTACGTGCTGGGTGGCAGGCAGAGGTGTGTGTGGCACAGCGCGGGGACAAGGCTCAGCTCAGCCTCATGACAAATGGATTTGATTTAGCCCTCTCAGGTAGCTAACATGatcccatctctcctccactgatCCATGGGGCTTTAACCCTGCGTGGTTCTTATCCAATTAAAACAAGGGACGTCCTCTGACGTGCCAGCTGCAACTGAGGTGGCTAaagacatgtacacacacacgcgtctcacacacacacacacccctgcatCAACACTGACAGTCAGTCTGtttccctccctccacactgcCTGTAACTAACCACGTCCACTGCGTCTCCGTCTCCAGGCTCATCCACTATTtacaactttaaaaaaaaaaatgggtgaACTGAATGACACCTGTTGCAATGATTACAGTGTAGAAGTAGCCACGAGGGCCGAGGGTCAGGCATGAGCAACTGGAGCTAAGAAGAAGGCTGCTGGGCAGCCTGGCCAGTCGCGGGTGGTCTGGCGCTAGCTAACTACCTCAACCCAACTGTTACAGCCACACAGTAAAGCACTAAACCAACCGCCATAAAACAAACAGACTCTGGGAGGAAGACAAAACTGAAACAAACCCCGTAAAAAAAGAGCTTAATTGGACCAGTAAAGATAGAGAAGAGAGGCTGTTTTCCCCATAAGGTGTGCTGCTAGTCCTCTAACTCCCAAAAGGTGTGAAGGGAACGTGGAGAACTAGgcctctacctcccctccctcgctatgttaaaaagagagagacagggctatGTGGTGTGGTGTAGGAGCCTATGAGGTGCTGATAATCCCAATCACTAGTAGAAGGCAACCTAACACTTCCTCTCACCACCCTTTAAAATTATCGACTCAGTCCTATCAGCAGGAGCAGGGCAGCTGCTGACTTCTCAGTGCAGCAGGGGTAAAAGATACTGTAGCTTCACCGTTActattagcattagcattagTGCTACCCCACATTGTTGCTGGTACCACAGTGTCTAGCTGGCTTCTTCTCATCTGCATGTTGCCAATCAAAATGAGGAATACTGAATACATGAATACTTATTGGTTCGTGAGGATTAGGTCCCAGCCCTCTGTGTTAAGTTAAAGTGTCTGTGGGAACGGGTTGATGATTGGTTGGGAAACTGGTCAATCAAAATATTCAGATATTTTGGGGCTGGCAGATAGAGTTGTTTTGACAGTTTGAATATCAGAGTGGAAGCCAAACTGAACACAGACAGCTCCCTCCCCTCGTCCCACAAATAACTCAACAATAACAACGCAAAACATGTACTTACTTTTCTTTCTTTGCCTTAACTTCTGGCTTTGGTCTGAAATTAAGAGGAAAATGGAGAACAAAACCTTTAGCTTTATATTTAGCTttttattaaaggcccagtgcagtcaaaaacatgatttcctatgttttatatatatttccacactatgaggttggaacaatactgtaaaattgtaaacaattatgataatgcccttttagtgtaagagctgtttgaaaagaccggctgaaatgtcagcctgttttggtgggatggagttttggcctaaataattagttaatagaccaataagaaagagatttACAAATCTCTCTGCCAAAaatagctagttttcagttttcccctccctactcataacactcccagacagtaatagcaaaataagaagctatttttgtttctttttgaacatttaaattgaaaacaatcacagtaaggtacttaattattacccagaaatgatttgatattgagataaaaacagctgcattggacctttaaccagTAAGCAAAACAGTGAAGCCTGAAATCATTATAGACCTGAGAAAAGATTCTTACCTGCATTCACACTTTCGATGTTCTGTGAAACTTAACTGAAAATTATGCTGCGATACTCTCTGTTTCACTTGTATTACCTGTAGAGAAACATAAGATATGAAACATTAAAATTCACATTGAAAAAGGGTCAATCCACCcaaaccaaattcctctgccgcAACATTACTACCTCAGAGATTCTTAGTGAGTGATTGCTCTGACCATTGACATAGTGGCCACAGTCTGACTACTAGCTGACTACTAGTAGCTAACCGGTCGGTGAAGATAGGCCGACACCATATCCAGGTATGTGCTGTATCACATTCCTATAGCTTATTCCTTTCCACCCTAGGCTCATGCCAACAGTAAGTCCTGACTCCTGACTGTGGCCAAGAGAGACTTCAACCACATAAACAGGGGCGTAAACAGGGTGTGCAAGGGTAAACAAAATAGCTGACATGCCAGGCCCCTGCTGCTTCACTTTTTCCATGGGACAGAGAGAAAAGcaaagtatgagagagagagagagagagacctagataACCAGtgagaagaggaatggaagagagaaaGGACACCGAGAGATAcggaagagagagggggttgtaagtgataggagagagatgggagagagagggttaaacaaaTCCCCTGTTCACCGGTCCCGGCGAGAATTGGAGTTGGTGCTTACCTCCATGGTAACATTTTTTGTTTCCGTGGGGACACACTCGAGCGCCTCGTCGTTGCAGCATCCGGCGCAGCGCATGAGCACCACGCACGAGGGGATGTAGGTGTGCTCAATCTCATCTGGATACTCCTGGAAGATGTCCACCAGCATCTCCCGTGTCCGACACATGCTCTTGTTATACACGTCCATGAACGGGACCACTGCAGGAGGAAGAGCAGAGGGAGAACATCAGTACTGCTTCCTTCTCATCCTCACTGTGCCATAGATAACTGTCAGTAACAGTAAGATTCCTTGAGGAGAAGACAGCAACATCAGTGGCAACCCTACCACAAAACTGCTATACTGTAGAGTACAGCACATCCAACCTCTCCACATTGTAAAACTCTCCAATGCATTCTCTTTCATCCTTCTTTCCTCCCTCATTCCCCAGTTGTGTGCCTTTTTCTCCTTTATCCTAACTCTCCATGCCTCCTCTATTTCCTATTTCCCTGTCATCCCCCCCATCTGCTCTGGTTCCGCTTGGCAGTGGAAGAGAGTACTTGTGTGCCTTTGTGGTCGTCAAAAGGTACAGGCATTTGTTTCCTGAGTGGTTCCCATTACTAAAGCCAGCTTAGCAGATAAACAAAGCCACATATATATGGCTTCAGATGCAACAAAGAAGACTATTGTGCTGACAAGGATCTTAATGTCCcccagcaaaacaaaacaaaatcatGTCAAACCTGCGCATGTGCTCACAGCTGTCTAAAGCCcacctagggctgggcgatatggccaaaatattatatcacgctatttaaaaaataaaatggacGGTATTTTTAGTTTTTGATAATAATAAAAGTTtaacatttgctttatgagtagtgagtgatcctagggtggcaacacatacattctaagtgatttcaatgggtctttctcctttgttattgttttatactgttcaattcaacttcaaccaaaacaaatttcagcacttttatcatttctgcatttcctgcactcagttgtagtggtggagaaagtacccaattgtcatacttgagtaaaagctttgataccttaatagaaaatgactcaagtaaaagtcacccagtagaatactacttgagtaaaagtctaaaagtatttggttttaaatatacctgtgtatcaaaagtaaatgtaattgataaaatctacttaagtatcaaaagtaagagtataaataatttcaaactccttatattaagcaaaacagatggcaccatgttcttgttttttttatttacagatagccaggggcactccaaaactgttggaatcatggaaatagaatgactgttctaattctatagttagaacaTAATAGttggcactttgaatacagtgttgtttgagatgacaatgaattaaaatgccagggaggagttattgtgacagggtaggaactaaagtgttgataagtgtttcctaggggaccctataagctggctacattgcatgttttctcttagctacttcatgtagctaataTATTCTTGCTTTGTATATTcatctttgatttagaagatactgttgcacaaacaacatgctgatttagatctacaccatcactggtattatcaggctgtattagctagctacgtttgctcttacTCGGTACATTTATCAGCTAgctattagcattagcggctaacaattAGCATCTCACAAGATTTAGCGCAACTTgtgaagaaaagacaaactagctgtttgctgatgttcgaaacacaaactaatagagtcattatagaacgctagtggatttatattaagaagcaaagtgaaaacagcattgttATCATCAACGGTGCTGCATCGACCATGCAGACTTaacgcaagtgtctcgtggtTGATTAACctcaaatgcgctccttgagtgacagggggcgtggctaggtctgtgtggaaagtggcccggagagagatgactcaacATTTTTTAgcaagtaaactataaaaattgacattacacatagcatatcacatttaacaaaccaaacattcaaataccggtatagaaggtaaagtaaaaacccaaaccggttcCTGCATCAATACTGGTATATCATCAAATAAGGTATACAGCCCAGCCCTAAACCACCACACATTCAAACCCACACACAGGGACAATTACAACACATCCACACGTTTAAGCTACATGATCTGAGCTCACTCACACGCCATATACATACAACCCAAAAATCCTCAGATGCTGACTAACCCTACCTTTCTCCATCTGAGAATAATCCCCCACCCTCCATCCTATGGACTGGTTTCCCAGTGACCCCGTCCCCCTCCTGACCCCCAGGTCATCCGAGCAGCCCATGACCTCAGGCTGTGCGGTGCCAGGGTTCACCTTTGACATGTGACCCCCGGCAGCCCACCCCTTAACCAGTCGGCCTGGTTAGTTACGTCCTAATGCTACAACAACATCCTGAAACACCACTGCCTGCCGTAGCTGGCTGTTACTCCTTCTCAAACCATGCACCGCTGCTGCTAGCCCCTGGATGACCTGCCTGGTCAGCAGATGCAGTGTCCACTACCTCCCTTTATCCCTCCCAGCACCTGCTCTCAGAGGAGAAGCCCAGGCCCAAGCCAGCATGTAGgcctgtggagggggggggggggtcccaaGGTCACTAGCCCAACACATCTCCCTGTGCTGTTCTGGCTCTGCGGAGCCCCACAGTCTCCCTCTGCACAGCTGCTGCTTCACACTCTGTCTAGCAGCGTTCTAGTACCTAGGCAACATTTGTTTTAATGTGattgtgtgagtatgtgtgtgtgtgtaagcccaTTAGAGCAAGCTTGACGTCTTAGCCTGTCATGCACATTTATTCCATGGTAGGCTATGCATCACGTTTTAAAAAGGCAATGCAGTTTTGCCTCCCTGAATTATGTATATATAATTTCCATAATGTAATTGCATGCACAATCATTTTTGGTATGTCATTAAGCCATGCATCAATGTATGGAATTAGCTTATTACACAGCAAGACTCCAATACATTCTATTTAGGTGACAAGTAATATAGCCTCTTCTGACCAAATTCACAAGCAACCACCACAGACACAAGCACATATAATGACAACTCCCCTTCACAGAAAATATCGAGGGAAATCTGAGGGAAAGCAGACATGTCAAGAATATGTATATTAGAATGAATGCAATATGCTGTGGTGCCAGATACACCCTTGTTATATCGATTACATATCCTATAGGATATATCTAAACCCATGCGTAAatctgtgtgagtgtttgtaaATGGTACGCATGTGGAGTATTTCCATTCGCCTCACCCTTTGCTCATTAAACATTGGTCACAAAAGCTTTCTATGCTCTACAATAGTAATTTGAATGACAGTCAGACTTTGAATAACTGTACTTTTCCGTAGTTGGAATATACTATTAAGTTTATTTGTTCTGTCTCCACAAATATAAATATTATATTTTGTATTTACAAATTCTAATTCTGTGTTTGACTATTCTCTAAAAAGTTACTTTTAAAACACTAATAACTTATCCATGTAGGGGAAATAAACCGTGTCGTTTTAATCAACACCTTGCTTTGTGTATGGGTATGTGAATCATAGATGGGGAGTGCTGGGCTGAACAGAGTTTGCTATACTCTCATTAAACTGATATTGAAACTCCTTTAGAAGCCTCAGGAAGCTAATCAACACGACAAGGTCCTCAGCCCTGGGGCTGTCCTCGCTATGGATCCCGTCTCATgtgagaaagaaagaagaaaagaCAACAACGAACAAGGTGAGGGAAGTTGGATACGCCAGAAACCCTGGAAACTATGTGGAGTGCCTCCACTAAAgcagtgtttgagagagagagcagtgaccCATCGCTGTGATGGCGGAATACTGGTACAATGTTATAGTGAATGGGGAACATGCATGCTTCTACTGGGGCACAAAGGGATGTAGTTGGTGCAGGGGAGATGAGATTTAGAGGATATGGatattctgtctctgtgtatatTTTGAGATTGAGTGTGTCTTAGTGAGAGTATGTTTTGAGGGGAAGTATTGTTAACATgcgggactgtgtgtgtgagaactgaagcgagagagggtggaggttctctgtatctcgctctctctctctgtgtgcgtgcgtgcgtgtgaaatGAAGGTCAAAAGCCGCTCACAGGTGtcagagaagaggaatggagtcaCTGCCCTTGTGCTGAGAATAACAAACAACCACAATTCAATTTCCGTGTTTTCTCTGCTGAGGACCAGTCCCTGACGTATCACAGTGAGTAACCTGTCTGTGTCCACTATTGACTAACATGGCTAGCCTTGGACACAGCTAACAAGTGAAACACACTCTGTCACTGTCAATAAACAAACATAACCATGCATACATGCTTTGTCCAATATAAATGATACAATCTGACCATGTGTTTACCATGTTCCCAAATCACAAGAGAAAGAAAAAGGCAAAATAAAACATGAATTCAGCAGTGGCCTTGAATTCATGCAGTAACCTTGTCTGTTAACATATAGAAGACTATTTGGATCAGACACACTTTTATGGTAATTCCAAAGTCCCAAGTACAGCCTTTCACTCAGGGACTGACCACTAAGACTTCAATATAGTACAATTCGGTCCTATATGATACTCATAGGTACTCTCACTGATAGAGAGGGAGCATTGACACAATGTAAAGATTTTGTTATGACAATAGCCATGTGCAAAAGCCATGTGCAACAGCCAATTTGTCAAAAACGAATTTTCATTGAAGGCATAAACTTGAAAAAGTCTGCTATGGGAAAATTCTGATTCAGAATATGTCCACTAGGTGGCTATACACACACCAAATCCCCCAATAAAGGTAAACACTGAGAATAAACTTCTACAATATTGCACTTGTAATACATTTGTACATTCGGCACTTACCATCATTTTTACTCTTCTCCCCGTTCTTGGGTATGTGGGCTGTCTGTAAAAATGCAAACATGTAAGCCATTAGAGCAAGCTTAACGTTTTATCCTATGTCATGCACATTTTTTCTATGGTAGGCTATGCATCACGTTTTAAAAGGCATGGCAGTTTTGCCTCCCTGAATTATGTATATATAATTTCCATAATGTAATTGCATGCACAGTCATTTTGGCATGTCATTAAGCCATGCATCAATGTATGGCTTTAGCTTATTATACAGCAAGACTCCAATACATTCCCCCTTTATTATGACAGCTAGCCTACTTCATTGAATATTTTCCCGCCTATGGGCAAGTGAAGAGAGAAAATGGCATCACAGCAGCGCTTCAGTCACGTTATCACCTGACGTAGACTGTTGCAATAGCTCTTCAATATTGCGTGAGAAAGAAGCCGATTTAATTTTATAGATGAAAGACAGTGAGCTGGGTTGCCCATTGTTAGCGTTTACTGGTTGTACTGATTACCATAAACATTTGAGCGAATGTTTTAATGAACAAGGCATAAGTTTAATAGAAACGGGATATTATTAGCCTTGAGTACGGAGTGAAATACATGTTGACACTTTATACCCTCTGCGACCAGCTAGCCTATTCGGTTAGGGGCCAACAGGTTTGCACTATCCTTGCGCTCTCACGAGACAGGTCGTCTGGACTTTGCTTTTCATTACAGTAGACTAGTCTACAAATGAAAGCAAATACATTGCCAATATTGGAATCaacccactggacacacacatcAATTCAAcctctattccacgttggttcaaccagtgtgtgcccagtgggaatagTGACATTATGTTGTCGTGATTTTATTACAAAGGAATCCAATTGAATTATGTCGTTGTCGTAATTTTGGATTATGCTAGTGTAATGATGCAACTCATTTCCCTTTTACATCACTCAAAATTCCGATTTAGCCTATCCTACTATTTTGTTGACATTAATGCCAGGTGCATTGTGCATTTTCAAAAGTTATAATATAATAGCCTAATGATAATAGAAAATACAGCGTTAATTGGATAGGCCTATGACACTTTTTCCTAAAAGGACCAAAATGTATGTCAAACGTCAGGATTAACAATTCAACATTTACATAAAACCTCTCTTTAGGCCTATGATTCACAGAAAGTGAATACATTATAAGTGACCTACGGACCTAGCAGCAAGTGACGAGATTGAGCGACAAGGGCGATCACCTCATTAATGAAACATGAACAGCATTATATTCCTAATTCATCGGACGCATCTGATCCCCCTCCGATTTAAATATAATTCTCACCTTAACTGCATACAAATGAAGCTGAAGCAGCGCTGCAAATAATAATTGTACAAAACTGCCAATGTTCATGATTGTAATTCCGAAGGTGAGTTGGACAGTTGTACTAAAATTTCAGCTGTCGTTTGGATCAGACAcaataataaagaaaaaacagGGGAAAAAATTCAACAATTTCTTGATAACCTTGGTTATAGTAAAAATCTAATCCATCCAAACATGGCAGATGTGCCACCTGAGAGGAAtcctttttaatttttttgtatTGCAACCGCCTCTAAGGAATCTCAGAGAATACCCCCAAAGAAAGGTAACATCCAAAATGCGTCGGTCATCCGGAGACTCTTCCAAGATTTCTATTCTACATCCACATTAGAAACCCCATAATGGACTGAACATCTCCGTCCTATTATCTGCTCACCAGGATGACAACTTTCACCAACTTCTGAATGCAACTTTACGCATTGCCTTCACCGTGTGAAAGCGGCGGTTGAGTTATTACAAATTGATCAGAGTAGTGTGAGCGTTTGCCGGTGCAAAGTGATCCGTTAGCAATCCTCCTTGAAACGGTCTCCCTTTCCTTGtcttgatttttaaaatgtattttactaTGACTTTGTTTCTCTTCAAGGTTAGGACGTCCAGGCGCAGAATAGGGAGATCTTGTCATACACCTCCGTTTCTCGCTCGTGTAGCGCGTTTACTGTTCTATGATCATGAGCTATTGCCTTTAGCAATCGGACGTgtctacagtaggatgatgcttGCGCTCATTGGCTAGATCACCAATGTGGGCGGTACTGGTTGGCAGGCGAGGGGTGGTGGGCGCGCTCCCATAAAACATTTAACTGTGATGTTCACATGGTGCGAATTGGTGAGTGTTTAAGTCACAACTTTGACCCAAAATATAATACATGACACGTTTAAAATGGTAAGTATTAAATGTCCAATAGTTAGTTGTGTTGTTGGTGCCTTTCATGGTCTCTTTTTGCCTTTCTGGCTACAATGAATCATTCAAAAGCTGCAAATAATAGTTTAGCGATAGCCTTTACCATTTTGTGGAAATATTATAATTTACATACTTTTTATTTTGCAACCAAAGGTGTTTGTATGTTATAAGTATTGGCAAGTGAGACAGTTACCATAAATAATGTGAAAATACCCAATTAGAATCAGGCTAGGCCAGGACTAGTGCAGGAATCGCTTCTGCACCTAAAGTTAACTTCCATCGCTTGGAGGTGGTGCACACATATTTTTAGTTCATCAGTTAAACAGAGATTGTAGCCTATATTGGACATTCGAGATGCATGGATCTCTAAAAGgatacagagtacagtatgtGAGAATATTCAGGTATGAAAGAGTGGAGAGGAACTTGCAATGGCCTGGGCTGTATAGTGTTTTGCTTTTGTTATATGACACACATGATGCCGAGTTCAGGAATCATAAAGCGCTCATTCCATAGCCTCATTATCATAGCACTTTCTAGGTGCTGAAAGTTGCAAGAAATTGTCCTTATTAGAATGTAAGTCAAACTTTAATAGGGGGACTGCATGAGTCTGTATGGATgtgatatcacacacacacacacacacacacacacacacacacacacacacacacacacacacacacacacacacacacacacacacacacacacacacacacacacacacaccgagagataGACCGAGATACAGAGAACCTCCACCCTCTCTCGCTTCAGTtctcacacacagtctcacatcTCAACAATACTGCCCCTCATAACATACTCTCACTAAGACACACTCAATCTCAAAATACGCACAGAGACAGAATATCCATATCCACCATTTACTATAAAATTGTACCAGAATTCCGCCATCACAGCGATGggtcactgctctctctctcaaacaatgCTTTAGTGGAGGCACTCCACATAGTTTCCATGGTTTCTGGCGTCTCCAACTTCCCTCACCTCATTCGTTGTTATtttttctcctttctttctcaCATGAGACGGGATCCATAGCGAGGACAGCCCCAGGGCTGAGGACCTTGTCGTGTTGATTAGCTTCCTGAGGCTTCTAAAGGAGTTTCAATATCAGTTTAATGAGAGTATAGCAAACTCTGTCCAGCCCAGCACTACCCATCTATGATTCAGATACCCATACACAAAGCAAGGTGTTGATTAAAACGACACGGTTTATTTCCCCTACATGGATAAGTTATTAGTGTTTTAAAAGTAACTTTTTAGAGAATAGTCAAACACAGAATTAGAATTTGTAAATACAAAATATAATATTTATATTTGTGGAGACAGAACAAATAGACTTAATAGTATATTTCCAACTACGGAAAAGTACAGTTATTCAAAGTATGACTGGCATTCAAA of Salvelinus alpinus chromosome 4, SLU_Salpinus.1, whole genome shotgun sequence contains these proteins:
- the LOC139574004 gene encoding vascular endothelial growth factor A-A isoform X2, which encodes MNIGSFVQLLFAALLQLHLYAVKTAHIPKNGEKSKNDVVPFMDVYNKSMCRTREMLVDIFQEYPDEIEHTYIPSCVVLMRCAGCCNDEALECVPTETKNVTMEVIQVKQRVSQHNFQLSFTEHRKCECRPKPEVKAKKEKCDKPRR
- the LOC139574004 gene encoding vascular endothelial growth factor A-A isoform X1; amino-acid sequence: MNIGSFVQLLFAALLQLHLYAVKTAHIPKNGEKSKNDVVPFMDVYNKSMCRTREMLVDIFQEYPDEIEHTYIPSCVVLMRCAGCCNDEALECVPTETKNVTMEVIQVKQRVSQHNFQLSFTEHRKCECRPKPEVKAKKENHCEPCSERRKRLFVQDPLTCKCSCKFTQLDCKSRQLQLNERTCRCDKPRR